A genomic window from Microbacterium sp. ET2 includes:
- a CDS encoding FAD-dependent oxidoreductase — MTKLRLAIVGAGPAGIYAADILLKAERRFDVSIDLFEQLPAPYGLVRYGVAPDHPRIKGIITALREVLDRGDIRIFGNVRFGEDITLDDLKQHYNAVIFATGAVRDTDLRIPGIDAEGSYGAADFVSWFDGHPDVPRTWPLDAESVAVIGNGNVALDVSRMLAKHAEDLLPTEIPDNVYEGLKASPVTDVHVFGRRGPAQVKFTPLELRELGELRDVDMVVYDEDFDYDEASKDAIASNKQVMVIDRVLQAWRKRPSVNNAGGEASRRLHLHFWAKPVEVKTDENGRVSAFVYERTRPDGEGGVVGTGEMREVAVQAIYRAVGYFGSPLPEVPFDKRHGVIPNHEGQVLRTDSNERVPGVYATGWIKRGPVGLIGHTKSDAMETVRHIINDQGSWWQPSDPSEEAIPALLESRGVAWTDLDGWHRLDEHEVALGAPHGRARIKVVPRDEMISVSRGE, encoded by the coding sequence ATGACCAAGCTCAGGCTTGCCATCGTCGGCGCAGGACCCGCCGGCATCTACGCCGCCGACATCCTGCTCAAGGCGGAGCGTCGCTTCGACGTCTCGATCGATCTGTTCGAGCAGCTGCCCGCTCCTTACGGACTGGTGCGCTACGGAGTGGCTCCCGATCACCCGCGCATCAAGGGCATCATCACGGCGCTGCGCGAGGTGCTCGATCGGGGTGACATCCGCATCTTCGGCAACGTCCGCTTCGGCGAGGACATCACGCTGGACGACCTCAAGCAGCACTACAACGCGGTGATCTTCGCCACCGGGGCGGTGCGCGACACCGACCTGCGGATCCCAGGCATCGACGCCGAGGGTTCCTACGGCGCGGCCGACTTCGTGAGCTGGTTCGACGGGCACCCCGACGTGCCGCGCACCTGGCCGCTCGATGCGGAATCGGTAGCCGTCATCGGGAACGGCAACGTCGCCCTCGACGTCTCGCGCATGCTCGCCAAGCACGCCGAGGATCTGCTCCCGACCGAGATCCCCGACAACGTCTACGAGGGCCTGAAGGCCTCGCCGGTGACCGACGTGCACGTGTTCGGCCGACGGGGCCCCGCACAGGTGAAATTCACCCCTCTGGAGCTTCGCGAGCTCGGTGAGCTGCGCGATGTCGACATGGTCGTCTACGACGAGGATTTCGACTACGACGAGGCATCGAAGGACGCCATCGCGAGCAACAAGCAGGTGATGGTCATCGACCGCGTGCTGCAGGCGTGGCGCAAGCGCCCGAGCGTCAACAACGCCGGGGGCGAGGCGTCGCGTCGCCTGCATCTGCACTTCTGGGCGAAGCCCGTCGAGGTGAAGACCGACGAGAACGGCAGGGTGTCGGCGTTCGTGTACGAGCGCACCCGCCCCGACGGCGAGGGCGGTGTCGTGGGCACCGGCGAGATGCGCGAGGTCGCCGTGCAGGCGATCTATCGCGCGGTCGGCTACTTCGGGTCGCCGTTGCCGGAAGTGCCGTTCGACAAGCGCCACGGGGTCATCCCGAACCACGAGGGTCAGGTGCTCCGCACGGATTCCAATGAGCGCGTCCCGGGCGTCTACGCGACGGGATGGATCAAGCGCGGACCGGTGGGCCTGATCGGCCACACCAAGTCCGACGCGATGGAGACCGTCCGTCACATCATCAACGACCAGGGTTCCTGGTGGCAGCCGAGCGATCCGTCGGAGGAGGCCATCCCGGCGCTGCTGGAATCCCGCGGCGTTGCGTGGACCGATCTCGACGGCTGGCACCGTCTCGACGAGCATGAGGTGGCCCTCGGCGCGCCTCATGGCCGGGCACGGATCAAGGTCGTGCCGCGCGACGAGATGATCTCGGTCTCGCGCGGGGAGTAG
- a CDS encoding polyprenyl synthetase family protein, whose translation MTPSAPGSPITGQLSLTERVFAGPGARRLLAAVEDGLARVDEHLRSELRVTDALANATSRYLYNAGGKRVRPTLALLTSQLGDGVTGEVVEAASALEMTHLGSLYHDDVMDVADKRRGVPAAHAVWGNNVAILTGDLLFSRASQIMARLGERAIRIQADTFERLVLGQMHETVGATEDDDPVEFYLQVLSDKTGSLIAAAAQAGVIFSDADPAFERPMVVFGEKAGVAFQLLDDVIDLSPDPGETGKVPGTDLRAGVPTMPFLLLGRRRDADAVRLRETIDEGVERIADGADPAILDGPLAELREHETTEATRELAHRYSLEAIDALEPLPEGPVREALTRFARAVADRAS comes from the coding sequence GTGACTCCTTCCGCTCCCGGCTCGCCGATCACCGGTCAGCTGAGCCTGACCGAGCGGGTCTTCGCCGGGCCTGGGGCTCGTCGCCTTCTCGCGGCGGTGGAGGACGGCCTCGCGCGCGTCGACGAACACCTGCGCAGCGAACTGCGCGTGACCGACGCGCTCGCCAACGCCACCAGCCGCTACCTGTACAACGCCGGCGGCAAGCGCGTGCGACCCACTCTCGCGCTTCTCACCTCCCAGCTGGGCGACGGCGTCACCGGCGAGGTCGTCGAAGCGGCGTCGGCGCTGGAGATGACCCATCTCGGCTCGCTGTACCACGACGACGTGATGGATGTCGCGGACAAGCGTCGCGGTGTGCCCGCCGCCCACGCGGTGTGGGGGAACAATGTCGCGATCCTCACGGGCGACCTGCTCTTCTCCCGAGCCAGCCAGATCATGGCGCGGCTGGGAGAGCGCGCCATCCGCATCCAGGCCGACACCTTCGAGCGTCTGGTGCTCGGCCAGATGCACGAGACCGTCGGCGCCACCGAGGACGACGACCCGGTGGAGTTCTACCTGCAGGTGCTCTCGGACAAGACCGGCTCGCTGATCGCCGCGGCCGCGCAGGCCGGGGTGATCTTCTCCGACGCCGATCCCGCCTTCGAGCGTCCCATGGTGGTGTTCGGTGAGAAGGCGGGCGTCGCCTTCCAGCTGCTCGACGACGTGATCGACCTCTCGCCCGACCCCGGTGAGACCGGCAAGGTGCCCGGTACCGACCTGCGCGCCGGCGTGCCGACGATGCCGTTCCTGCTGCTGGGGCGACGACGAGACGCCGACGCGGTGCGACTGCGCGAGACGATCGACGAGGGGGTGGAGCGCATCGCCGACGGCGCCGACCCCGCGATCCTCGACGGCCCCCTGGCTGAACTGCGCGAGCACGAGACGACCGAGGCCACGCGCGAGCTTGCGCACCGGTACTCTCTTGAAGCGATCGATGCGCTCGAGCCGCTGCCCGAAGGGCCGGTGCGCGAGGCGCTGACGCGCTTCGCGCGCGCGGTCGCCGATCGCGCGAGCTGA
- a CDS encoding class I SAM-dependent methyltransferase, translated as MFDQVARGYDRTNTVLSLGNDRMWRAATTRAVSPRPGERILDLAAGTGASSVALARSGADVVAADFSPGMIAEGERRHGAKAPGGGIRNLSFVQADATDLPFGDADFDAVTMSFGLRNVNDPRKALRELLRVTKPGGRMVICEFSRPPSGAFNRLYRFYNDRVLPTVAKAVSSNAEAYDYLNESIRDWPDQRTLSAWIREAGWTDVAFRNLSMGIVALHRGRKPPGVRL; from the coding sequence ATGTTCGATCAGGTCGCGCGCGGCTACGACCGGACGAACACCGTGCTGAGCCTGGGCAACGACCGGATGTGGCGTGCGGCGACGACCCGCGCCGTCTCGCCGCGGCCGGGCGAGCGCATCCTCGACCTCGCCGCAGGCACCGGCGCCTCGAGCGTCGCACTCGCCAGGAGCGGAGCCGATGTGGTCGCCGCCGATTTCTCTCCCGGAATGATCGCCGAAGGCGAGCGCCGTCACGGAGCGAAGGCGCCGGGCGGCGGCATCCGGAATCTGTCGTTCGTGCAGGCGGACGCGACCGATCTGCCCTTCGGCGATGCGGACTTCGACGCCGTGACGATGTCGTTCGGTCTGCGCAATGTCAACGATCCGAGGAAGGCCCTGCGAGAGCTGCTGCGGGTGACCAAGCCGGGCGGGCGCATGGTCATCTGCGAGTTCTCGCGGCCGCCCTCGGGCGCTTTCAATCGGCTGTACCGCTTCTACAACGACCGCGTGCTGCCGACGGTGGCCAAGGCCGTGAGCTCCAACGCCGAGGCGTACGACTATCTCAACGAGTCGATCCGCGACTGGCCCGATCAGCGCACGCTGTCGGCCTGGATCCGCGAGGCGGGGTGGACGGATGTCGCGTTCCGCAACCTGTCGATGGGAATCGTCGCTCTGCACCGGGGCCGCAAACCCCCGGGCGTCCGCCTCTGA
- a CDS encoding DUF402 domain-containing protein, which translates to MTDAPSSTFRPEIGQRVRFRWRKWNGGVHWEHDCVYLGSDRWGDWVGQPAGWISERPGRQMVTRQACVMLLPPSGEYAYTRNADPNRTQIYIDLAWDVGWQDGAPVGVDMDLDVVKHTERGIYIDDRDEWDEHRVAYGYPRDIVARLESLAVDLEQKVRAGVAPFDEATPAHWLSRLEALHL; encoded by the coding sequence GTGACCGACGCCCCGTCATCCACCTTCCGGCCTGAGATCGGACAGCGCGTGCGCTTCCGCTGGCGCAAGTGGAACGGCGGGGTGCACTGGGAGCACGACTGCGTCTACCTCGGCAGCGACCGGTGGGGCGACTGGGTCGGCCAGCCTGCGGGCTGGATCAGCGAGCGGCCCGGACGGCAGATGGTGACGCGTCAGGCGTGTGTGATGCTGCTGCCTCCGAGCGGGGAGTACGCCTATACCCGCAACGCGGATCCGAACCGGACGCAGATCTACATCGACCTGGCGTGGGATGTCGGCTGGCAGGACGGCGCGCCGGTCGGTGTCGACATGGATCTCGACGTGGTCAAGCACACCGAGCGGGGCATCTACATCGACGACCGCGATGAGTGGGACGAGCACCGGGTCGCCTACGGCTACCCGCGCGACATCGTCGCGCGCCTCGAGTCGCTCGCGGTCGACCTCGAGCAGAAGGTGCGCGCGGGCGTCGCGCCCTTCGACGAGGCGACGCCCGCGCACTGGCTGTCTCGGCTCGAGGCCCTGCACCTCTGA